GTGATATTCACAACAGGCTTGCCCGCAGCCTTATTCTCTTCCTGCGTCACCTTAATCGCATTGTAGATGTTGGGTAGCCGGCCAGGAGGGAATTCCACGTCCACGACTGGTCCGATGACTTGAATAACTTTTCCTGTGCTCACGGTATTACTCCTTTGCTCAAGTGCTGAGTGCTGAGGACTAAGGTGGCAAACCCGGCTCCCTGCCGTCCATCTCAGTCCTAAGTCCTCGATACTCAGTCCTGTGCTTACGCTTTCGTCCCGTATCCCATCTTCTGCTTGAAAGTCGTGATGATCTCTTTCAAGCGGCCGCCGACCTTGTCGTCGATCTTGCCGATGGTGGTGACTTCCTTTTTCAGGTCCGAATGGTTCTGTTGGATGTAGTGGAGCAGATCGCCCTCGAACTGCTGCACTTTGTCCACCGGCACATCGTCGAGGTATCCGTTGACACCCGCGTAGATCGAGAGCACCTGATCGGCTACCGGCATCGGCTTATACTGCCCCTGTTTGAGCAATTCCACCATGCGCACACCACGGGCCAGCTGCATCTGGGTCGCCTTATCCAGCTCGCTTCCGAATTGAGCGAACGCCGCCATTTCGCGATACTGCGCAAGGTCCAACCGGAGTGTTCCAGCCACCTGCTTCATGGTCTTGATCTGCGCCGATCCTCCGACCCGAGAGACCGACAGACCGACGTTGATCGCCGGGCGGATACCGGAGTAAAAGAGATCGCTTCCCAGATAGATCTGGCCGTCCGTGATCGAAATGACGTTCGTCGGAATGTAAGCCGATACGTCGCCTGCCTGTGTCTCGATAATGGGAAGAGCCGTGAGACTACCTCCACCCAGTTTATCGCTCAGCTTGGCTGCGCGTTCGAGCAGCCGTGAGTGCAGATAGAATACGTCGCCCGGATAGGCTTCACGTCCCGGTGGTCGGCGGAGCAATAACGAAAGCTGACGGTAGGCGACCGCGTGTTTCGACAAATCGTCATACACGATCAGCGCATGCTTGCCGTGGTCGCGGAAATACTCCCCGATCGCGGCGCCGGCAAAGGGCGCCAGGAATTGCATGGGCGCCGGGTCGCTGGCGCTGGCGGAGACCACCATGCTGTATTCCATCGCGTGGTTTTCTTCGAGCGTCTTCACGACTCGCGCAACAGTCGAGCGCTTTTGGCCGACGGCAACATAGATGCAAAAGACATTCAGGCCTTTTTGATTGATGATCGTATCGACCGCTATGGCGGTCTTTCCGGTCTGGCGGTCGCCGATGATCAATTCACGCTGGCCTCGGCCGATGGGAATCATGGCATCGATGGCCTTGATGCCGGTCTGCAGCGGTTCGCG
The nucleotide sequence above comes from Nitrospira sp.. Encoded proteins:
- the atpA gene encoding F0F1 ATP synthase subunit alpha, with protein sequence MQIRAEEISAIIKEKIKGFDKQVDVKETGSVIQVGDGIAKVYGLDGAMAGEMLEFPGGLYGIALNLEEDNVGAVLMGDDVGIKEGDPVKRTSRIAEIPVGEALVGRVVNAIGQPIDGKGPIKSPHSSRIEVVAPGVNTRQSVREPLQTGIKAIDAMIPIGRGQRELIIGDRQTGKTAIAVDTIINQKGLNVFCIYVAVGQKRSTVARVVKTLEENHAMEYSMVVSASASDPAPMQFLAPFAGAAIGEYFRDHGKHALIVYDDLSKHAVAYRQLSLLLRRPPGREAYPGDVFYLHSRLLERAAKLSDKLGGGSLTALPIIETQAGDVSAYIPTNVISITDGQIYLGSDLFYSGIRPAINVGLSVSRVGGSAQIKTMKQVAGTLRLDLAQYREMAAFAQFGSELDKATQMQLARGVRMVELLKQGQYKPMPVADQVLSIYAGVNGYLDDVPVDKVQQFEGDLLHYIQQNHSDLKKEVTTIGKIDDKVGGRLKEIITTFKQKMGYGTKA